The bacterium nucleotide sequence GGAAAGTCAGGATTCTTTATTTTTAATATTTTAAATTACTTTGCGTAACTCCTGAAATAAATTTAGAGACCTATTCCAAAATTACAAAATTAGTACTGAAGTAATACCAAATACGCCCGATAATAAAGCTCAAATAGATGAAGCAAAAGAAGATCAAATGAACTCTATTCTGTATTTTGCTTAATAACTTGTTAAAATTATAAAAAATTTTAAAGCCTTGTGTGAAAAACTCAGGGCTTTTATTATGTTCTGTATTCTCCGTTAATTTTTACGTATTCATAACTTAAATCACAGCCCCATGCGGCAGCTTCTTCTGTGCCGTCTTGCAAAGACAATAAAATTTGGATTTTTCTTTCTTTAAGAATTTGAAGAGCTTTATCCTCGTCAAAATTTAAAGGTTCACCGTTGGAAAAAAGCGTAATTTCACCGCCTAAGCTGGAAAAACTTATACTGGTTTTCTCAGGATTAAAATTTGCACCTGAATAGCCTGCTGCACAAAGGATTCTGCCCCAGTTAGCATCTTCGCCGAAGAAAGCTGTTTTTACAAGATTTGAGCAAATTATTGATTTTGCAATTTTTCTGGCGTCATCTTTGGTTGCAGTGCCTTTGACTACCACTTCCAGAACTTTTGTAACACCTTCACCGTCATTAACAATTTGCTTTGCAAGATATTTGTTAACATAATCAAGTGCTGATTTGAATTTAAAATAGTTTTCATTTTCTTCTGTGATAGGAGTATTTTGAGCCATTGCATTAGCCAGAACGATTACCATATCGTTTGTACTTGTATCTCCATCGACAGAAATCATATTATAAGTGTTTTCTACACTGTCTTTTAAAGCTTTATCAAGCATGTTTTTTGAAATATCAGCGTCAGTCGTAACAAAAGAAAGCATTGTTGCCATATTCGGGTGAATCATGCCGGAACCTTTTGCCATCCCGCCTATTCTTACAGGTTTTCCGTCTATTTCAACTTCTACAGCAATTTCTTTTGTATAAGTATCTGTGGTTATAATTCCTTCAGCTGCTCTTTTAGCAGCTTCTCTTGTTGTTTCTAAAGTTGAAACTACAGTTTTTATTCCTTCTACAATTTTTTCGATAGGCAAATGAACCCCGATGACTCCGGTAGAAGACACTATTATTTCTTCCTTAGTTGTCTTGATACAATCTGCAAGCGTTTGTGCCATTATTTCTGTGTGTTTAAAACCAAGTTCGCCTGTGCATGCGTTTGCGTTTCCACTGTTGACAACTATTGCTTTGACTTTATTGTTAACGATTTGCTGATTCCACAAAACAGGCGCTGCTTTGACTAAATTTTGGGTAAACACACCCGATGCAGTTGCAGAAATTTCGCTTTTTATTATTGTTAAGTCTTTTTTCTTTTTTTTAAGTCCTATATGAGCGCCTGTTGCACTATATCCAATCGGGGCAGTTACACTACCGGCTATTTCTTTTATAATATTTTCCTGTAATAATTCTTTCATTGCATTTTCCTTTTAAACCAAAGTTGAATTTTTATTTATTAATATAATCAACTATTAATATCAATTTTTATCATAAGTTTTATCATATTGTACACATTTAAATTAAATTTAGAAAGAGAAGGATACAAATTTATGGAAATAAGAAACAAACCTCAAAATTTGGCATTTGGTCATGTACTTGTAAGAGGAACAACTATTCCTCGTATAGTAAACGATTCTATAGATATTAATAATTTAAAAATTCATCAAACAATGAGAAGACACGGAAAACATATGATGATTCTTGAAGGTACTCCTGCATCAGAAAAATCGTTTATTAACACTCTGCGGGAGATAGCAAAAGCATTTAATATCAGGATAAGAAAAAGATTACCTGAAAATTTTGACCTTAAAGAACAGGCAAAAAAAGAAATTAAATGGTTCAATAAAAAATATTAGAGTTATATAAAATAAATTAAATTGATATCGGGATGTTATCAAGACCGGTTTTTTCTTCAATACCGAAAATTATATTCATATTCTGTATTGCTTGTCCTGCTGCACCTTTTATTAAGTTATCTATAGCTCCAACAACAACTATTCTGTTCGTTCTTTTGTCTATTGCAAAGCCTATATCGCAGTAATTTGAGTTTCTTACCCATTTGGTTTCAGGGAAAATACCTTTTTCGGTGAGCCTAATAAAATACTCGTTGCCGTAATATTTTTTGTAAACTTCTTTTATTTGTTCATAAGTAACTGAAGAATCTTTTAAATTGGCATAACATGTGGAAAGTATCCCTCTTTGCATTGGTATCAGGTGAGGAGTAAATGATAATTTAAATTCCTGTCCTGCTGCGAGTGCGCTTAATTCTTGTTCAATTTCAGGAGTATGCCTGTGACTTGCTACTTTATAGGCTTTTGTGCTTTCGTTGCACTCTGTGTAATGTGTGCCAATATCAAGAGTTCTTCCTGCACCTGTAACACCTGATTTTGCGTCAATAATAATTGAATTCAGGTCGATTAAATTTTCTTTTACAAGAGGCGAAAGGCTTAATATACTGCAAGTTGTGAAACAACCAGGATTTGCAATCAATTTTGCATTTTTAATCTCGTTTCTCTTCCATTCGCAAAGTCCATAAATGCTTTGTTCTAGAAGATAAGGGCTTTCATGTTCTGTTTTATACCATTCTTCATAAACTTTTTGATTTTTTATCCTAAAATCAGCACCTATGTCTATTATTTTTACTTTATTAAGTATTTCGGTCGTTATTTTTTTTGATGCAATACCGTGCGGAAGCGCTATAAAGATAACATCAGAGTCTTCAGCTAGTTTTTCAATGTTTTCTTCTTCGCATAAATTATTAAATCTATTTGCAAAACTCGGATAAATGCTGTCATATCTCTTACCCGAAAAAGAATGAGATGTGACATGTGAAACTTCAACTTCAGGGTGATGAAGCAATATTCTTGTTAATTCTTCCCCTGCATAGCCTGTTGAGCCGATAATAGCAACTTTTATCATAAGGTACTTACCTTTTTTCCATAATTTCTGTAGAATGTTATTCTATACTATATAAGTTTGATTTTGAAAACCATTCCTTTAAATTTAGCCTGATTTTCGAAAACATAACTCTCTTAAATCATAAATAGGATATTTAAAATTATCAAGGATTTATTTTATGCTCGGATATATCTGGTTTTTCTTTATATTAGCAGCAATTATTATAGGCGGTATCAACGGGAGAATAGACGCTGTAGTTCAATCTATCGTTGATTCTTCAAAACTTGCCGTTGAAATTTCAATTTCTCTTATAGGAGTTATGGCTTTTTGGCTGGGTATGATGAAGATAGCCGAAAAATCAGGCATAGTTTCCTCTATTTCAAAACTTATTAAACCGATAACAAAACGACTTTTTTCTGATATACCGCCAGATCACCCTGCAATAGGTCATATAGCTATGAATTTTACTGCAAATGCTTTAGGGGTAACAAATGCGGCAACTCCTATCGGAATAAAAGCGATGAGTGAAATGCAAAAACTTAATTCCTCAAAAAAAGTCGCAACAGATGCAATGTGTACTTTTCTGGCAATAAACACGGCGGGTGTTCAAATTGTACCGGCTTCTATTATTGCAGTTTTAGCAGCTTCAGGTGCAAAAAATCCTACTATAATAATAGGACCGACTTTTATTTCAACTTTAATCGCTTTAATTTCTGCCGTTACAGTTGTAAAAATTCTCGAAAAAATCCCCTTTTTTAATAAAGAAAAATATATTAAAGCTGAAATGTCGGAAATTAATCATTCTCATTCAGAGCAAAGTGAAGAATCTTTAACGTAATGGAGAAACAATTGATAAACACACTAATTCATACATTTCAAATAACAAAACATTTTATTGCACATACAGTAAATGTTTTTTCAGTATGGATATTGCCTGTAATGCTTTTAGCTTTCCTTCTTACGGCTTTATATAAAAAAATTCCTCTTTATGAGACTTTTATAGATGGAGCAAAAGAAGGTTTTGATATCGGTGTCAGGATAATTCCGTATTTAGTAGGGATTTTAGTTGCTATTGGTATGTTTAGAGCATCAGGGGCGATAGAATTTTTAGCTCATGCTCTTTCACCGATTTTAAAATTAATTGGAATGCCTGCTGATATACTGCCTCTTGCAATTATAAGACCGTTGTCGGGAAGTGGAGCGCTTGGCATAACAACAGAAATTGCAAAACACTACGGAGGAGATTCTTATATGGCAAGATTAGCAGCCGTAATGACGGGAAGCTCGGAAACAACTCTTTATGTTATAGCTGTTTATTTCGGCTCTGTAGGAATTACAAAAATCAGGCATGCCCTTATAGCAGGTATAGTGGCTGACATTGCCGGTATGCTTGCAGCGCTCTTTATATGCCGTCTTATTTTCTTATAAATAATGGCTAAGGAACTTTTTTTATTGCATCAAGATTTAATTTGACGGTATTTCCGCTCCATATACCTCTAATTATTTCTGTATCAGGATTAAGAAGCGATTTTGCACCTTCTGTATTATCGTTAATATCAAATTTTTCTTTGTCGCATATAATTCTATATCTGCGACAATCTTTCATTTCTTTTGTAGATTCTTCGTCATGTACTATGTTCTTTGAAAAATCAATCATTTTATCTTCAATTAGGCCGCTTAAGGAGTCTTTGCCGTTAAAATCCTGCGGATTATTTTTGATTACATCATTAAGTCCAAAAGCTAACGGTCCTGCTACAATTAAAGCGTTCTCCCCCCTGTTTAAAGAAGTAAAAGCCAGTTCCCCCATTATATAAGCATATTGTTCTATAGTTTTAGTTCTTGCAGTTCTGAATCGTTCGTTTTTAGAACCTGCATATTTTTCTTTCAGTCTAAATTCTTTTTTATTACCTTCTTCTTTAATATTAAAAAAGCCTGTTTGTTCTAATAATTCAATTTTATGACTGTCAGATTTTTTGTCTAGTTTAACAGCCTCTTCTGTTACTAATCGTGCTTCTCCGGCTGCTACAAAATTATTTATTTCATTTTTGTATTTCACTTTGTCAATGCCGATATTTTCACAAAAATTTGTAAGCAGTGAGCCAACAGCCGCACCTGCTTTAGGAGGCCTTGTAATTTCATTTTTTATATTTATTGATGTAGCACCTTTTTCAGGCATTTTTATTGCAATATCATGACACCCTTCAGGTGATTTTATTATTACTTCTTTATTTAAAAACTCCACTATAGAAACACCACAACCTCCTCCATTCATAACAACCATTGCTTTAAAGCCTTCAAGAGGGTTTTTGATGTTTTTTTTAGCCTGTGTATTTGATCCTTTATTAATAGATTCAATTAATTTAAATTCTTCATTTGTAAAAATTAATTCAGGTTTTTTAGCTATATCCTCCGCAACTTTGATTCCGGCTCCCAGTAAATCATTTAGAAAAAATACATTATTCGATAAATCTTTACTAACAGGAATTTCCGTTTGTTTGTTTAATTCTGCTGTAACTCTGTTATAATCGACATATTCAAGTTTTGCAAGTTGTCCTTCTCGAGTTATTTTTTTTGCGTTTGTAATAAATGGTGCATAGTTTGGCTCTAATGTTTTAGGGTTTGCGCATACGATTGACGGCACAAAACAGACCAATTTCCTTAAATTTAAAGGCAAATTAGTCTGCCCTAATAAATCTTTATGAGTAGCTATAATTTTTTTAACTATTTGCTGAAGAAAATGACTCTCGTCATGAAAACCTGCATTTGCATCAGTGTTAGTATTTATTATTCCTTTAGGTAATTTAATGAATTTGTCAGCTTCCACCTGTGTATCAATATTACAAAGTCTTTTATCAGTCAACGCAAGCATGCTTGCTCCTATGTCATGGAATTGAGCATATTCATTTAAGTTGTCTTTATCTGCTCCTTTGAAACTCAAGTATGATGGTTTGTTAATATTCATAAAAATCCACTATATTTAATACACCTGCTTATACAAAGTTCATAAAGCTGAAAAATTGCTTCTCAAAAATAAATAAAATACCCTAAGAGATGATTAATCTTGTAATAATGACCTCTTAGGGAAAAATACAATTTAATATTTCTTAATATATTTAAAAAAACTTTTTTATTATTAATTAAGAAGTTTGTTCTGATCTTTTTCTTACTTCTTCTATAATTATTTCGATTTCTTTCCAATTAGCAATACTTTGCTCTTCAAAGCCGCATCCGGGGAAAAACATTGTTCTTTCATGCGGTACGGGGTACATCCTGCATAAAAGCGGTCTGTCTTCATGGATTAAACAGCCTCCATGTTTGCCGATAAACCTGCATCTAAAGAAAGA carries:
- the argJ gene encoding bifunctional ornithine acetyltransferase/N-acetylglutamate synthase: MKELLQENIIKEIAGSVTAPIGYSATGAHIGLKKKKKDLTIIKSEISATASGVFTQNLVKAAPVLWNQQIVNNKVKAIVVNSGNANACTGELGFKHTEIMAQTLADCIKTTKEEIIVSSTGVIGVHLPIEKIVEGIKTVVSTLETTREAAKRAAEGIITTDTYTKEIAVEVEIDGKPVRIGGMAKGSGMIHPNMATMLSFVTTDADISKNMLDKALKDSVENTYNMISVDGDTSTNDMVIVLANAMAQNTPITEENENYFKFKSALDYVNKYLAKQIVNDGEGVTKVLEVVVKGTATKDDARKIAKSIICSNLVKTAFFGEDANWGRILCAAGYSGANFNPEKTSISFSSLGGEITLFSNGEPLNFDEDKALQILKERKIQILLSLQDGTEEAAAWGCDLSYEYVKINGEYRT
- the argC gene encoding N-acetyl-gamma-glutamyl-phosphate reductase, with protein sequence MIKVAIIGSTGYAGEELTRILLHHPEVEVSHVTSHSFSGKRYDSIYPSFANRFNNLCEEENIEKLAEDSDVIFIALPHGIASKKITTEILNKVKIIDIGADFRIKNQKVYEEWYKTEHESPYLLEQSIYGLCEWKRNEIKNAKLIANPGCFTTCSILSLSPLVKENLIDLNSIIIDAKSGVTGAGRTLDIGTHYTECNESTKAYKVASHRHTPEIEQELSALAAGQEFKLSFTPHLIPMQRGILSTCYANLKDSSVTYEQIKEVYKKYYGNEYFIRLTEKGIFPETKWVRNSNYCDIGFAIDKRTNRIVVVGAIDNLIKGAAGQAIQNMNIIFGIEEKTGLDNIPISI
- a CDS encoding nucleoside recognition domain-containing protein — protein: MLGYIWFFFILAAIIIGGINGRIDAVVQSIVDSSKLAVEISISLIGVMAFWLGMMKIAEKSGIVSSISKLIKPITKRLFSDIPPDHPAIGHIAMNFTANALGVTNAATPIGIKAMSEMQKLNSSKKVATDAMCTFLAINTAGVQIVPASIIAVLAASGAKNPTIIIGPTFISTLIALISAVTVVKILEKIPFFNKEKYIKAEMSEINHSHSEQSEESLT
- a CDS encoding spore maturation protein, yielding MINTLIHTFQITKHFIAHTVNVFSVWILPVMLLAFLLTALYKKIPLYETFIDGAKEGFDIGVRIIPYLVGILVAIGMFRASGAIEFLAHALSPILKLIGMPADILPLAIIRPLSGSGALGITTEIAKHYGGDSYMARLAAVMTGSSETTLYVIAVYFGSVGITKIRHALIAGIVADIAGMLAALFICRLIFL